A single Tenacibaculum sp. 190524A02b DNA region contains:
- a CDS encoding c-type cytochrome, whose amino-acid sequence MKSVKHHSKSTQTLLQSLAFFLIFLLSFSAYSQDVDEARQKEGKKLFKSLCASCHKLDKKLVGPALGKVEDRRGNDWLKAWIKDNAALRASGDKDAIAIYDEYKGSNMTAFPQLTDKNIDDILYYTTVGEIVKTPPPGSGSDGSNGGGNGGPKWLIYILAAAIIVAFLIIASLLKTISELKGAPKTPGLLGQSAELWQGIKKNTFLHVLFVIFGALMTAYVLFGTLFKVGVDEGYQPVQPIAFSHKVHAGDNKIECQYCHSAAKHSKHSGIPSVNVCMNCHKNISEVADGLQVEHDGVKLGKKQLDKEIAKIYEAAGWDAEKLEYTGKTKPVKWIRVHNLPDFAYFNHSQHVTVAGVKCQKCHGPVEEMDEVYQHSPLTMGWCIDCHKETKVDLKGNEYYAKIHKELAKKYGVEQVTIAQLGGKECGKCHY is encoded by the coding sequence ATGAAAAGTGTGAAACATCACAGTAAATCAACTCAAACACTCTTACAGAGTTTAGCTTTCTTTTTAATCTTTTTACTAAGTTTTTCTGCCTATTCACAAGATGTAGATGAGGCACGTCAAAAAGAAGGGAAAAAATTATTTAAGTCTCTTTGTGCTTCATGTCATAAGTTAGATAAGAAGCTAGTTGGGCCTGCTTTAGGTAAGGTTGAAGATAGAAGAGGAAATGATTGGTTAAAAGCATGGATTAAAGATAATGCTGCTTTGAGAGCATCTGGAGATAAGGATGCAATCGCTATTTATGATGAGTACAAAGGGTCAAACATGACTGCTTTTCCTCAGTTAACTGATAAGAATATTGATGATATTCTATATTATACGACTGTTGGGGAAATTGTAAAGACTCCTCCTCCTGGTTCAGGTTCAGATGGTAGTAATGGAGGTGGTAATGGCGGTCCAAAATGGTTAATTTACATTTTAGCAGCAGCTATAATTGTAGCGTTTTTAATTATTGCTAGTTTATTAAAAACAATTAGTGAGTTAAAAGGAGCGCCAAAAACCCCAGGTTTATTAGGGCAGTCTGCTGAGTTGTGGCAAGGAATTAAAAAGAATACATTTTTACATGTGTTGTTTGTGATTTTTGGAGCATTAATGACGGCGTATGTATTGTTCGGTACGTTATTTAAAGTTGGTGTTGATGAAGGGTATCAGCCAGTACAGCCAATTGCGTTTTCACATAAAGTACATGCTGGAGACAATAAGATTGAGTGTCAATACTGTCACTCAGCGGCTAAACATAGTAAGCACTCAGGAATTCCTTCTGTAAATGTTTGTATGAACTGTCATAAGAATATTTCTGAAGTAGCCGATGGTTTACAGGTAGAGCACGATGGAGTGAAGTTAGGTAAAAAGCAATTAGATAAAGAGATTGCTAAAATATATGAAGCTGCTGGTTGGGATGCTGAAAAATTAGAATATACAGGGAAAACTAAACCAGTAAAATGGATTAGAGTACATAATTTACCAGATTTTGCGTATTTCAATCACTCACAACACGTAACAGTAGCTGGAGTGAAGTGTCAAAAGTGTCATGGTCCTGTAGAGGAGATGGATGAAGTATACCAACATTCACCATTAACAATGGGTTGGTGTATTGATTGTCACAAGGAAACTAAGGTTGACTTGAAGGGGAATGAGTACTACGCTAAGATTCATAAAGAATTAGCGAAGAAGTACGGTGTAGAGCAAGTGACAATTGCGCAGTTAGGAGGAAAAGAGTGTGGTAAGTGCCACTATTAA
- a CDS encoding SPOR domain-containing protein has protein sequence MKSKHQIFFFLFIFISFTINSIAQSNYKDTKAIHKLIEKKREYNKTNKTGFRIQLYNGLEKRAKSIKHRFQLEFPDISTHLAYKSPEWKIQVGYFKTRLDADRALNKIREKFSGAIVIPM, from the coding sequence ATGAAAAGTAAACATCAAATATTCTTTTTCTTATTCATTTTTATAAGCTTCACTATTAATAGTATAGCTCAATCTAATTATAAAGATACAAAAGCTATTCATAAATTGATAGAGAAAAAGAGAGAATATAATAAAACTAATAAAACTGGATTTAGAATTCAGTTGTACAATGGTTTAGAAAAAAGAGCCAAAAGCATTAAACACCGATTCCAATTAGAGTTTCCTGATATCAGCACACACCTAGCTTACAAGAGTCCTGAATGGAAAATTCAAGTTGGTTATTTTAAAACACGTTTAGATGCTGATAGAGCTTTAAATAAGATACGTGAAAAATTTTCTGGTGCCATCGTGATACCTATGTAA
- a CDS encoding CvpA family protein, protein MGTFDIIIAALLLFGFVRGLMKGLFVEVASLVALVAGVYGAIHFSYFIGDWLKNSVSWDEKYISLAAFAGTFVVIIIVIALLGKVLTKIADFASLGILNKILGGVFGALKIGLILSVLFIFFGKMNNTIPFVSQESLDESILYKPVKKIAPTIFPSIIKDEEKKKQNSDMDNQSV, encoded by the coding sequence ATGGGGACATTTGATATCATTATTGCAGCTTTATTGCTGTTTGGTTTTGTACGAGGGTTGATGAAAGGGTTGTTTGTTGAAGTTGCTTCTTTAGTAGCATTAGTAGCGGGTGTTTACGGAGCTATACATTTTTCGTATTTTATAGGTGACTGGCTTAAAAATAGTGTAAGCTGGGATGAAAAATATATTTCTTTAGCTGCCTTTGCAGGTACATTTGTGGTAATAATAATTGTAATTGCCTTATTAGGAAAAGTGTTGACTAAAATTGCTGATTTTGCTTCTTTAGGAATTTTAAATAAAATACTTGGAGGTGTATTTGGGGCTTTGAAAATAGGCTTGATATTAAGTGTGTTGTTTATATTCTTTGGAAAAATGAATAATACAATCCCTTTTGTAAGTCAGGAAAGTTTAGATGAATCTATTTTGTATAAGCCCGTAAAAAAAATTGCTCCCACTATATTTCCATCTATAATTAAAGATGAAGAAAAGAAGAAGCAAAATTCTGATATGGATAACCAATCAGTATAG
- a CDS encoding TlpA disulfide reductase family protein gives MMKKLMSLIVLVTSIANAQYSVRGTMTPPDKGDWVMLHKLQGVTPKYIANTTIKFDTVNVGGDKQVLGKFSLELPKNAESGVYRATYRNKGAGFVDFLFNKENVEFIFNPKFPDQSVVFTSSRENKLYNEYLEAYALIQKKIDSLQMEYLKTLAKDTKRAYKKELNNLEDLQELYENKSEGMLTHEFIKASQRYNPSSIIDNMPDYMSSTMDNFFKFVNFDNKTLYQSSFLVDRVNDYVFYLNSSEDQITQQELYKKSINRVMDIIGNKRVKKEILEFLVNTYAERRNSEIVDWLFSEYYDKLSNKDSSFKAKKLDQLSVSVGRPAPDFSWKENGKDYRLSTLNEKQYYLMIFWSTACPHCVKEIPEVHSFMQSFSNTSVISFAIEDNDVEFNKFKQKLPGWHNVIGTHPTYKFDNEIVKKYKIDATPTYFVLDANKKIIAVPNTVKDVQQFFKNLK, from the coding sequence ATGATGAAAAAATTAATGAGCCTGATAGTTTTAGTAACCTCAATAGCAAATGCTCAATACTCTGTTAGAGGTACCATGACTCCTCCTGATAAAGGAGATTGGGTTATGCTTCATAAACTTCAAGGTGTTACCCCAAAATACATTGCCAACACTACTATTAAATTTGATACTGTTAATGTTGGCGGAGATAAACAAGTTTTAGGTAAATTCTCTTTAGAACTCCCTAAAAATGCAGAATCTGGTGTTTATCGCGCAACTTACAGAAATAAAGGTGCTGGATTTGTTGACTTCCTTTTTAACAAAGAAAATGTTGAATTTATCTTCAACCCTAAATTCCCAGATCAATCTGTAGTTTTTACAAGTTCTAGAGAAAATAAGTTATACAATGAGTATCTTGAAGCTTATGCTCTTATCCAAAAAAAGATAGACTCTCTTCAAATGGAGTATTTAAAAACTTTGGCAAAAGACACTAAAAGAGCTTATAAAAAAGAACTTAATAACTTAGAGGATTTACAAGAGTTATACGAAAACAAGTCCGAAGGAATGTTAACTCATGAATTCATTAAGGCTTCGCAGCGTTACAATCCAAGTAGTATTATTGATAATATGCCAGACTACATGTCTTCAACCATGGATAACTTCTTTAAGTTTGTAAATTTTGACAATAAAACTTTATACCAATCATCTTTTTTAGTTGACCGTGTTAATGACTATGTTTTCTACTTAAACTCTTCTGAAGATCAAATAACTCAGCAAGAGTTGTACAAGAAATCTATTAACAGAGTAATGGACATTATTGGTAACAAAAGAGTAAAAAAAGAAATTCTTGAGTTTTTAGTAAATACCTATGCTGAAAGAAGAAATTCTGAAATTGTAGACTGGTTGTTTAGTGAATATTATGACAAACTATCAAATAAGGATAGCTCTTTTAAAGCTAAAAAATTAGATCAATTAAGTGTATCTGTTGGTAGACCTGCTCCTGACTTTTCATGGAAAGAAAATGGTAAAGATTATAGATTATCTACCTTAAATGAGAAGCAATATTATTTGATGATTTTCTGGAGTACTGCTTGTCCTCACTGTGTAAAAGAGATTCCTGAAGTTCATAGCTTCATGCAAAGTTTCTCAAATACTTCTGTAATTTCATTTGCAATTGAAGATAATGATGTTGAGTTTAATAAATTTAAACAAAAACTTCCAGGATGGCACAATGTAATTGGTACGCATCCTACCTATAAGTTTGATAACGAAATAGTAAAAAAGTACAAGATTGATGCAACACCTACTTATTTTGTATTAGATGCCAATAAAAAAATAATTGCAGTACCTAATACTGTTAAGGATGTTCAACAATTTTTCAAGAACTTAAAATAA
- a CDS encoding YraN family protein, which translates to MAEHNELGKKGEELAEEFLKKNGFKILEKNYRFQKAEIDIIALKNDILSVVEVKTRSSSYFGNPQDFISTKKIKLLVSAINEYIESKDIDVEVQFDIIAIVCMNKKHTIEYIEDAFLYF; encoded by the coding sequence ATGGCTGAGCACAATGAATTAGGAAAGAAAGGAGAAGAGTTGGCAGAGGAGTTTTTAAAGAAAAACGGATTTAAAATTCTTGAAAAAAATTACCGTTTTCAAAAAGCTGAAATTGATATAATTGCTTTGAAAAATGATATACTTTCAGTGGTAGAGGTAAAAACACGTTCTTCTAGTTACTTTGGAAATCCTCAGGATTTTATTAGCACTAAAAAAATAAAACTATTAGTCAGTGCAATTAATGAATATATAGAAAGTAAAGATATAGATGTAGAGGTACAATTTGACATTATAGCTATTGTGTGTATGAATAAAAAACATACAATAGAGTATATTGAAGACGCTTTCTTGTATTTCTAA
- a CDS encoding S66 peptidase family protein, with the protein MKKRNILLVFIMMISSMFSKAQTMKLVTPPYLQKGDTVALVAPAGILKNRKNVIDKAKQLLEDWGLKVVYGKHMFNQGNHFAGTDDERCQDFQEAMDNPNVKAIWCARGGYGSVRILDKLDFSKFKDSPKWVIGYSDITAFHNHIHNLGIETLHAMMGTSMQDKKEDIPHTISTFKKALFGERLSYEITPSKYNRKGNVSGELIGGNIAILTSMLGSESQMSTEGKILFIEEIGEYKYSIDRMLQSLKRAGYFTKIKAVVVGDMTKIKKNTTPWGSSIKQLILEVLPKNIPVLFDFPAGHEPDNRALIMGRNVELEIKDQESKLIFK; encoded by the coding sequence ATGAAAAAAAGAAACATACTTTTGGTTTTTATAATGATGATTTCATCAATGTTTTCAAAAGCTCAAACTATGAAGTTAGTAACGCCGCCTTATTTACAAAAAGGAGATACCGTAGCATTAGTGGCTCCGGCTGGAATTTTAAAGAATAGGAAAAATGTAATAGATAAGGCTAAACAATTATTAGAAGATTGGGGATTAAAGGTTGTGTATGGAAAACATATGTTTAATCAAGGAAATCATTTTGCAGGAACAGATGATGAGCGTTGTCAAGATTTTCAGGAGGCAATGGATAATCCAAATGTTAAAGCTATTTGGTGCGCACGGGGAGGTTATGGTTCTGTAAGAATATTAGATAAATTAGATTTTTCAAAGTTTAAAGATAGTCCTAAATGGGTAATAGGGTATTCTGATATAACGGCATTTCATAACCATATTCATAACTTAGGAATAGAAACTTTACATGCTATGATGGGAACAAGTATGCAGGATAAAAAGGAGGATATTCCTCATACAATCTCAACGTTTAAAAAAGCATTATTTGGAGAGAGGTTAAGTTATGAGATTACTCCGTCTAAATACAATAGAAAAGGAAATGTTTCTGGTGAGCTAATAGGAGGAAATATAGCAATATTGACATCTATGTTAGGCTCAGAGAGTCAAATGTCAACAGAAGGTAAGATTTTATTTATTGAAGAAATAGGTGAGTATAAGTATAGCATAGATAGAATGTTGCAAAGTTTGAAAAGAGCAGGGTATTTTACAAAAATTAAGGCGGTAGTTGTTGGTGATATGACAAAAATTAAAAAAAATACGACCCCTTGGGGAAGCTCTATAAAACAGTTAATACTAGAAGTATTGCCTAAGAATATACCAGTACTATTTGATTTCCCTGCAGGACATGAACCAGATAATAGAGCGTTGATTATGGGAAGAAATGTTGAGTTAGAAATAAAAGATCAAGAGTCAAAATTGATTTTTAAATAA
- the metG gene encoding methionine--tRNA ligase — MSTPKRYTITAALPYTNGPIHIGHLAGVYVPADIYARFLRATGKDVAYICGSDEHGVAIPMRAKKEGVTPQDIIDKYHGIIKKSFKDFGISFDNYSRTSAPIHHETASEFFQKLYKNGDFIEEVTEQLYDEEANQYLADRFVIGTCPKCGNEESYGDQCEKCGTSHNATDLINPKSAITGNVPTLKETKHWFLPLDKHEEFLKEWILDGHKNDWKPNVLGQVKSWIDDGLRPRAVTRDLDWGIPVPVEGADGKVLYVWFDAPIGYISSTKEWAEQAGKNWEDYWKKDDTKLVHFIGKDNIVFHCIIFPAMLKAHGDYILPENVPANEFLNLEGNKLSTSKNWAVWLHEYLEEFPNQQDVLRYTLTANAPESKDNDFTWKDFQAKNNNELVAVFGNFINRVVVLTNKYYNGIIPEPGEFSEVDEDTLAQLKEFPNIIAKSIERYRFREASQEMMNLARLGNKYLADEEPWKVIKEDEERVKTIMYVALQIAAGLAVLSEPFLPFTSSKLKSILVINDALNWDYISKQKVLLSANHQINKGELLFSKIEDKTIVAQLEKLEATKKANEAANKVVEPQKDTIQFDDFTKLDIRVGTILEAEKVAKTKKLLKLTVDVGIDKRTIVSGIAESFKPEDIIGQQVSVLCNLAPRKLRGVESQGMILMTDTPDGKLAFVQPSEKVKNGEFIA; from the coding sequence ATGAGTACACCTAAAAGATATACCATTACAGCAGCATTACCTTATACCAACGGCCCTATTCATATAGGTCATTTAGCAGGAGTTTATGTTCCAGCTGATATTTATGCTCGATTCTTACGTGCTACAGGTAAAGATGTAGCCTACATTTGTGGTTCTGATGAACATGGCGTTGCTATTCCAATGCGTGCTAAAAAAGAAGGTGTCACTCCTCAAGATATTATTGACAAGTATCATGGAATTATCAAAAAATCTTTTAAAGATTTTGGTATTTCTTTTGACAATTACTCAAGAACTTCCGCTCCTATTCATCATGAAACTGCTTCTGAGTTCTTTCAAAAACTATATAAAAATGGTGATTTTATTGAAGAAGTTACCGAACAGTTATATGACGAAGAAGCTAACCAATATTTAGCAGATCGTTTTGTTATAGGAACTTGTCCTAAATGTGGTAACGAAGAAAGTTATGGAGATCAATGTGAAAAATGTGGAACTAGCCATAATGCAACGGATTTAATCAATCCTAAATCAGCAATTACTGGAAATGTTCCGACTTTAAAAGAAACAAAACATTGGTTTTTACCTTTAGATAAACACGAAGAATTTTTAAAAGAATGGATTTTAGACGGTCATAAAAATGATTGGAAGCCAAATGTTCTTGGTCAAGTAAAATCTTGGATCGATGATGGTCTGCGCCCAAGAGCCGTTACTCGTGACCTGGACTGGGGAATTCCTGTGCCAGTTGAAGGTGCTGATGGAAAAGTATTATATGTTTGGTTTGATGCGCCTATTGGATATATTTCATCTACTAAAGAATGGGCAGAACAAGCTGGGAAAAACTGGGAAGATTACTGGAAAAAAGATGATACAAAACTGGTACATTTTATTGGTAAAGATAATATTGTATTCCATTGTATTATTTTCCCCGCTATGCTAAAGGCACATGGCGATTATATTTTACCTGAAAATGTTCCTGCAAACGAGTTTTTAAATTTAGAAGGTAATAAATTATCTACTTCTAAAAACTGGGCGGTATGGTTACATGAATATTTAGAAGAGTTTCCTAACCAACAAGACGTATTACGCTATACTTTAACTGCAAATGCACCAGAAAGTAAAGACAATGATTTTACATGGAAAGATTTCCAAGCTAAAAACAATAATGAATTAGTTGCTGTTTTTGGAAACTTCATCAATAGAGTAGTTGTTTTAACTAACAAATACTATAATGGAATAATTCCTGAACCAGGAGAGTTTTCTGAAGTAGATGAAGATACTTTGGCACAACTAAAAGAATTCCCAAACATTATAGCTAAATCTATAGAACGTTATCGTTTTAGAGAAGCGTCACAAGAAATGATGAATTTAGCCAGATTAGGGAACAAATACTTAGCAGATGAAGAGCCTTGGAAGGTTATTAAAGAAGATGAAGAACGTGTAAAAACCATTATGTATGTAGCACTACAAATAGCAGCTGGTTTAGCGGTTTTATCTGAACCGTTCTTACCGTTTACTTCATCTAAATTAAAATCAATTTTAGTAATTAATGATGCATTAAACTGGGATTACATATCTAAACAAAAAGTATTACTTTCAGCTAATCATCAAATAAATAAAGGAGAATTGTTATTCTCAAAAATCGAAGATAAAACTATTGTTGCTCAATTGGAAAAATTAGAAGCTACCAAAAAAGCCAACGAAGCAGCAAACAAAGTTGTAGAGCCTCAAAAAGACACTATTCAATTTGATGATTTCACCAAATTAGATATTAGGGTTGGAACTATTTTAGAAGCTGAAAAAGTAGCTAAAACTAAAAAGTTATTAAAACTTACTGTTGATGTAGGCATTGACAAACGCACTATTGTATCTGGTATTGCTGAAAGCTTTAAGCCTGAAGATATTATTGGACAACAAGTAAGTGTACTTTGTAATTTAGCTCCAAGAAAACTAAGAGGTGTCGAAAGCCAAGGAATGATTTTAATGACTGATACTCCTGATGGTAAATTGGCATTTGTTCAACCTTCTGAAAAAGTTAAAAATGGTGAATTTATTGCCTAA